A genomic window from Pecten maximus chromosome 4, xPecMax1.1, whole genome shotgun sequence includes:
- the LOC117325663 gene encoding zinc transporter 7-like, with product MLPLHQGDKEYSSGSKIKQKAAGWLRLIFSDKTSRNLFCFMLVNLSFAFVELTYGIWTNSLGLISDSFHMFFDCTALLAGLAASVISRWRATEAYSYGFVRAEIVAGFVNGLFLLFIGFFIFSEAVERLAEPPEVKHERLFLVSVAGFVVNLIGIFAFQHGHGHSHGGGDHGHSHGGHGHSHGLGMQSQSEQDDHGHGHSHDEGHGHSHGASNVTKSEHQSQIMQGVFLHILADTLGSVGVIISSGMIHYFGWMQADPICSLFIAILITISVLPLLRDSVGILMQRTPRALESQLPSCYNRVSQLEGVYSVQEPHFWTLCSDIYVGTIKLEVSSKADAKYILSHTHNLFTQIGVRQLYVQIDYSAM from the exons ATGTTGCCTTTACACCAAGGCGATAAGGAATATTCTTCTGGATCGAAGATCAAGCAAAAAGCGGCAGGATGGCTGAG attgATATTCTCAGACAAAACTTCAAGAAATCTGTTCTGTTTTATGTTGGTGAATCTCTCATTTGCTTTTGTTGAACTCACTTATGGAATCTGGACAAACAG tttggGCCTCATATCAGATTCCTTCCACATGTTTTTTGATTGTACAGCCCTGTTAGCTGGTCTAGCAGCCTCAGTTATATCTAGATGGAGAGCTACAGAAGCATATTCATATGG GTTTGTTCGTGCTGAAATAGTAGCTGGTTTTGTGAATGGACTCTTCTTACTTTTCATTggattttttattttctctgaAGCTGTGGAG AGGTTGGCCGAGCCCCCAGAGGTGAAACACGAGCGACTGTTCCTGGTGTCCGTGGCAGGGTTTGTTGTCAATCTTATAGGAATTTTCGCCTTCCAACATGGACATGGTCATTCTCATGGTGGAGGAG ATCATGGTCACTCACATGGAGGACATGGGCACAGTCATGGACTAG GCATGCAGTCACAAAGTGAACAGGATGACCATGGCCACGGTCACAGTCATGATGAAGGACACGGTCATTCTCATGGTGCATCTAACGTCACAAAGTCAGAACACCAATCTCAAATCATGCAAG gtgtatttttacatatattagcCGACACACTGGGAAGTGTGGGAGTGATTATCTCCTCCGGGATGATTCATTATTTTGGGTGGATGCAGGCAGACCCTATATGTTCATTATTCATTGCCATTTTAATTACAATAAG TGTTTTACCATTACTTAGAGATTCAGTTGGTATTCTAATGCAGAGGACACCCAGAGCATTGGAATCACAATTACCGTCATGTTATAACAGG GTGAGTCAGTTAGAGGGAGTTTACAGTGTCCAGGAACCACACTTTTGGACGTTGTGCAGTGATATCTATGTCGGAACAATTAAACTGGAAGTCTCATCTAAAGCTGAtgccaaatacattttaagTCATACACATAATTTATTCACACAG ATTGGAGTGcgacagttatatgtacagatTGATTATTCTGCTATGTAG
- the LOC117325661 gene encoding NAD kinase 2, mitochondrial-like codes for MQPFNLASVLRRPGLLYKHLVQSFRNIQHDCTSFNIKRVALVSKMTRYEFLKSTYKDLSEGELKKHLDSIRSDYESLHQLHVNHYKCVDLIHRILKQHSIETRVVNRFQYNEEVVNWADLIVTAGGDGTYLLAASKIKVKDKPIIGINTDPKRSEGYLCLSKKQFPAENFGEAVKRILEGKFKWKWRHRIRVTMSGFHQNDEPVAIHDQQLLYPEYRFEEHIKEAESHFGEELEQRLHIQEMPPRVLPILALNEVFIGEALSARVSYYEIKRDEEPSMKQKSSGITICTGTGSTSWFFHINHLPIEAVKDILEITKRLTHCEVDLTDQKLMSKVASEFNNSLKFSPDEPRMAYTVRDPIVNGVFDAIRQQRGFATRIKINSRMWDGTLVIDGDSSFHFNDGAVATMEMLESDALLTITLD; via the exons ATGCAACCGTTCAATTTAGCCAGTGTTTTACGACGTCCGGGTTTACTGTACAAGCACCTTGTTCAGTCCTTCAGGAATATACAACATGATTGTACTTCATTCAACATCAAACGCGTGGCACTTGTTTCAAAGATGACAAGATATGAGTTTTTAAAATCTACATATAAAGATTTAAGCGAAGGAGAATTGAAAAAACAC ttgGATAGCATTAGGTCTGATTATGAATCCCTTCATCAACTCCATGTAAACCATTACAAATGTGTTGACTTGATACACAGAATTTTGAA ACAGCATAGTATAGAGACCAGGGTTGTGAACAGATTCCAGTATAATGAGGAGGTTGTTAACTGGGCAGATTTGATCGTCACTGCTGGCGGCGACGGCACATACCTGTTGGCAGCCAGTAAGATCAAAGTCAAGGACAAACCGATCATAGGAATTAATACCGACCCTAAAAG ATCAGAAGGATATTTGTGTCTCTCAAAAAAGCAGTTTCCTGCAGAAAACTTTGGAGAAGCAGTGAAACGCATCCTCGAAGGGAAATTCAA ATGGAAGTGGCGCCACCGTATTCGTGTTACTATGTCAGGCTTCCACCAAAATGACGAGCCTGTTGCTATTCATGACCAGCAACTTTTGTACCCTGAATACAGGTTTGAGGAGCACATCAAGGAGGCTGAATCTCATTTCGGGGAGGAGCTTGAGCAGAGGCTACACATTCAAGAAATGCCACCCCGGGTACTTCCCATCTTAGCTTTAAATGAAGTCTTCATTGGTGAGGCTCTGTCAGCAAG GGTGTCTTATTATGAAATCAAGAGGGATGAAGAGCCCAGTATGAAACAGAAGAGTTCTGGGATCACTATATGTACAGGGACTGGCTCTACATCCTGGTTCTTCCATATAAACCATCTCCCAATAGAGGCTGTCAAAGATATACTTGAAATAA CGAAGCGCCTGACCCATTGTGAAGTTGATCTAACTGATCAAAAGCTGATGAGTAAGGTTGCCTCAGAATTTAACAACTCACTCAAATTTTCTCCTGATGAACCTCGAATGGCTTACACAGTCCGAGATCCCATTGTGAATG GTGTATTTGATGCTATACGACAACAGAGAGGCTTTGCTACGAG GATCAAGATCAACTCCCGAATGTGGGATGGCACACTTGTGATAGACGGAGATTCCTCCTTTCACTTCAATGATGGAGCTGTGGCTACTATGGAAATGCTGGAGTCTGATGCACTACTGACAATTACACTTGACTGA